The window ATCAAATGAAGGATGCGATAGACCGTATTATAGGCGTTGTTGATGAATCCGGCACAATCATCGCCTGCAGCGAGCTTGTCAGAATAGGCGAAACGGTTCCGGGCGTCAGGGAAGAGCTTCTATACACCAATGATCGTTTTATCCTTGAGGGATATACTTATTATCCGATCAACAACCATGGACGCATCGAATATATCGTATTCGTCGAAGGAGAAGACGCCGTTTCGGAAAGCAACGCGGCTCTTATGTCCATATGTTTATCAAATCTCAAGGCTCTGCACGACGAAAAATACGATAAATCAAGTTTTATAAAAAATATCATTCTCGATAATATTCTCCCTACGGATGTATACGCGAAGTCAAAGGAGCTTCATCTGAACGGAGATATTCCGCGTATTGTTTATCTTATTAAATTCAACGGAAAAGCAGATATTGTGCCCGTTGACGTTGTTCAGAATATGTTTCCGGACAGAAACAAGGATTATGTTCTCAGCGTCGGTGAAAATGATGTTGTGCTTGTCCGCGAGCTGAAAGCTGTCGTCGCCGCCAAGGAAAGCGAAAAGGTCGCCCGTACGATTGCAGACACCGTCGGGACGGAGTTTTATGTTAAGGTGACCATAGGCATAGGCACAACCGTCGAATCCATAAAGGATCTTGCCCGTTCATACAAAGAGGCTCAGGTTGCCATTGAAGTCGGAAAGGTATTCGATACCGAAAAGACTATAATTAATTATGAAAGTCTCGGCATAGGCAGGCTCATATATCAGCTTCCGACTACTTTGTGTGAGATGTTTCTTTCCGAAGTGTTCAAGAAAGGCGCTCTTGAGTCGCTTGACAGGGAAACCCTTGTCACCATACAGGCCTTTTTTGAAAACAATCTCAATGTTTCCGAAACCTCGCGTAAGTTATTTGTTCACAGAAATACGCTCGTATATCGTCTCGAGAAGATCAAGAAGCTTACCGGTCTTGATCTTCGCGAATTCGATCATGCAATAACTTTCA is drawn from Oscillospiraceae bacterium and contains these coding sequences:
- a CDS encoding helix-turn-helix domain-containing protein, translated to MSNRLFQSIVHQMKDAIDRIIGVVDESGTIIACSELVRIGETVPGVREELLYTNDRFILEGYTYYPINNHGRIEYIVFVEGEDAVSESNAALMSICLSNLKALHDEKYDKSSFIKNIILDNILPTDVYAKSKELHLNGDIPRIVYLIKFNGKADIVPVDVVQNMFPDRNKDYVLSVGENDVVLVRELKAVVAAKESEKVARTIADTVGTEFYVKVTIGIGTTVESIKDLARSYKEAQVAIEVGKVFDTEKTIINYESLGIGRLIYQLPTTLCEMFLSEVFKKGALESLDRETLVTIQAFFENNLNVSETSRKLFVHRNTLVYRLEKIKKLTGLDLREFDHAITFKVALMVKKYLTAKPVKF